One [Clostridium] saccharolyticum WM1 DNA segment encodes these proteins:
- a CDS encoding amidohydrolase has product MRTIIINVTVVTMNDQREIHDPGFVMFENDIITAVGDMKDLPDKAGLLHTVTVDGRNGILMPGMVNLHTHMGMVPFRGLGDDCKDRLRVFLLPMEQKTMDEELVYLSTRYGAGEMLLGGVTTALDMYYFEEEAAKAMDEMGMRGITGQTVMDEGACDFAHPREALAYGENLIKKYRSHPRISACIAPHGTNTCGEDLLLEAYRMDSLYKVPFPLHMAEMDYEMDYFRKEYGMTPVRYLDSLHVLGEETLAAHCIHMTEEDLLLFKEKGARVAHCIGSNTKAAKGVAPVSSMLRLAIPVGLGTDGPASGNTLDIFTQMKLCANFHKNETRDRSAFPAETIVAMATIQGAKAMGLHDLTGSLEPGKQADMVLVETHSPNMFPVYNPYSALVYSANPSNVEEVYVAGECLVKGKKLVKSDMDEIRKALSEKMKKTDFGIYMAKMGNIY; this is encoded by the coding sequence GTGAGAACGATAATCATAAATGTAACTGTGGTAACAATGAATGATCAACGGGAGATTCATGATCCTGGCTTCGTGATGTTTGAAAATGATATCATCACGGCGGTGGGAGATATGAAGGATCTGCCGGATAAAGCCGGTCTTTTGCATACCGTAACCGTAGATGGGAGGAACGGAATTCTGATGCCAGGGATGGTAAATCTCCACACCCATATGGGTATGGTCCCTTTTCGCGGCCTTGGAGATGATTGCAAAGACCGGCTCAGGGTATTTTTGCTCCCCATGGAGCAGAAGACCATGGATGAAGAGCTGGTATACCTGTCCACCCGCTACGGGGCAGGAGAGATGCTTCTTGGCGGCGTGACCACGGCTCTTGATATGTATTACTTTGAGGAGGAAGCCGCAAAGGCCATGGATGAGATGGGGATGAGAGGGATCACAGGACAGACGGTGATGGATGAGGGAGCCTGTGATTTTGCCCATCCCCGTGAAGCTCTTGCTTATGGGGAAAATCTGATAAAAAAATACCGGTCCCATCCCCGGATATCGGCCTGCATAGCACCCCACGGGACGAACACCTGCGGAGAGGACCTGCTTTTGGAAGCTTACCGCATGGATTCGTTATATAAGGTTCCCTTTCCCCTGCATATGGCGGAGATGGACTACGAGATGGATTATTTCCGTAAGGAATACGGTATGACACCGGTACGGTATCTGGACAGTCTTCATGTGTTGGGAGAAGAGACTCTGGCGGCCCACTGCATCCATATGACAGAAGAAGACCTTCTGTTATTTAAGGAGAAAGGGGCAAGGGTGGCTCACTGCATTGGTTCCAATACAAAGGCGGCTAAGGGCGTGGCTCCCGTAAGCTCCATGCTGAGGCTGGCAATCCCCGTAGGCCTTGGGACGGATGGCCCTGCCAGCGGAAACACTCTGGATATTTTTACCCAAATGAAGCTTTGTGCTAATTTTCATAAAAATGAGACCAGGGACCGGAGTGCATTTCCGGCGGAAACCATTGTGGCCATGGCTACCATTCAAGGTGCAAAGGCTATGGGTCTTCATGATCTTACAGGCTCTTTAGAGCCTGGAAAACAGGCAGACATGGTTTTGGTTGAAACGCATTCCCCCAACATGTTTCCGGTTTATAACCCCTACTCTGCCCTGGTTTACAGCGCCAATCCTTCCAATGTGGAAGAAGTGTACGTGGCAGGGGAATGTCTGGTGAAAGGGAAGAAGCTTGTAAAATCAGACATGGATGAAATCAGGAAGGCTCTTTCCGAAAAGATGAAAAAAACGGATTTTGGAATTTATATGGCAAAAATGGGAAATATTTATTGA
- a CDS encoding ABC transporter substrate-binding protein, whose translation MKKVLALSLCAAIVLTGCGGAGSAGTTAAGEKKSGTEEKKLVLSTYGLSEDISEEEVYKPFEDQFNCKIVTETGSTNERYTKLSANSESAIDVIELSQAMTAKGMEEGLFEPLDLGKIENSQYLIKAAKTMADAGQGVAYTINSIGIMYDPEAVGFEIKSFDDLWKAELEGSVAIPDITTTFGPAMVYMASDYKGVDVTSDKGAAAFEALEELKPNLVKTYAKSSDLINMFTSGEIKAAIVGDFGVPTIKEASPDLVYVTPDVTYANFNTISITKNCKDKELAYAYINYRLSKELQSKTTKALNEAPTNNQVEVSEEDSANMTYGETAERAKVLDYAFVNPILSDWIDQWNRIINN comes from the coding sequence ATGAAGAAAGTATTGGCATTATCCCTGTGTGCAGCCATTGTATTAACAGGCTGCGGCGGTGCCGGATCTGCAGGAACAACGGCGGCAGGTGAGAAAAAGAGCGGCACAGAAGAAAAGAAACTGGTATTATCCACTTATGGCCTAAGCGAGGATATCTCAGAGGAAGAGGTGTACAAGCCTTTTGAGGATCAGTTTAACTGCAAGATCGTTACAGAGACGGGAAGTACCAATGAGCGCTACACAAAGCTTTCTGCCAACTCCGAAAGCGCCATTGATGTGATCGAATTATCACAGGCTATGACAGCAAAGGGGATGGAAGAGGGCTTGTTTGAGCCTCTGGATTTAGGCAAGATCGAGAACAGCCAGTATTTGATCAAAGCAGCAAAGACCATGGCAGATGCGGGACAGGGAGTTGCCTATACCATCAACAGCATCGGCATTATGTATGATCCGGAGGCAGTAGGATTTGAGATCAAGAGTTTTGATGATTTGTGGAAAGCGGAACTGGAAGGAAGCGTAGCCATTCCGGATATTACCACTACCTTTGGTCCTGCCATGGTTTATATGGCAAGCGATTACAAGGGGGTAGATGTAACCAGTGACAAGGGAGCGGCTGCTTTTGAGGCATTGGAGGAATTAAAGCCAAACCTTGTGAAAACTTATGCAAAGTCTTCTGACTTAATCAACATGTTTACTTCCGGAGAAATCAAGGCTGCCATTGTAGGTGACTTCGGTGTTCCCACGATCAAGGAAGCAAGCCCGGATCTGGTGTATGTGACTCCTGATGTGACCTATGCAAACTTTAATACCATCAGCATCACCAAGAACTGCAAGGACAAGGAACTGGCTTATGCATACATTAATTACCGGTTGAGCAAGGAATTGCAGAGTAAGACAACCAAGGCATTAAACGAAGCGCCTACCAACAATCAGGTGGAGGTTTCCGAAGAAGATTCCGCAAACATGACGTACGGAGAAACTGCGGAACGTGCAAAGGTTCTGGATTACGCTTTTGTCAATCCCATATTAAGCGACTGGATCGACCAGTGGAACCGTATTATCAATAATTAA
- a CDS encoding polyribonucleotide nucleotidyltransferase, whose protein sequence is MFKSFSMELAGRTLTVDVGRVAKQANGAAFMHYGDTVVLATATASDKPRDGIDFFPLSVEYEEKLYAVGKIPGGFNKREGKASENAILTSRVIDRPMRPLFPKDYRNDVTLDNIVMSVDQDCSPELTAMLGSAIATCISDIPFDGPCASTQIGLVDGELVVNPTQAQKQVSDMALTVASTREKVIMIEAGANEVPEDKMIEAIFKAHEVNQEIIKFIDTIVAECGKPKHGYTSCAVPEELFAAIKEIVTPEEMEVAVFTDEKQVREENIRNITAKLEEAFADKEEWLSVLGEAIYQYQKKTVRKMILKDHKRPDGRAMDQIRHLAAEIDMLPRVHGSAMFTRGQTQILNICTLAPLSESQRLDGIDDMETSKRYMHHYNFPSFSVGETKPSRGPGRREIGHGALAERALIPVLPSEEEFPYAIRTVSETMESNGSTSQASICSSSMSLMAAGVPIKAAVAGISCGLVTGDTDDDYIVLTDIQGLEDFFGDMDFKVGGTHKGITAIQMDIKIHGLTRPIIEEAIRTTRKARLYILDEVMAKAIAEPRKEVGKYAPKIDQISIDPQKIGDVVGKQGKVINKIIEETGVKIDISDDGNVSVCGTDQTMIDRAIQIIKSIVTEIEAGQIFTGKVVRIMNFGAFVELAPNKDGMIHISKLSEKRVAKVEDVINIGDEVTVKVIEVDKMGRINLSMKPGDLSAKPEDKKEAKDTE, encoded by the coding sequence ATGTTCAAGAGTTTTAGTATGGAACTGGCCGGCAGAACATTGACCGTTGATGTCGGCAGAGTAGCAAAGCAGGCAAACGGCGCAGCGTTCATGCATTATGGTGACACCGTAGTATTGGCCACTGCAACTGCTTCCGATAAGCCAAGGGATGGAATCGACTTCTTCCCCTTGAGTGTAGAGTATGAAGAAAAATTATACGCCGTTGGAAAGATTCCCGGCGGATTCAACAAAAGAGAGGGAAAGGCGTCTGAAAATGCCATTTTAACGTCCCGTGTGATTGACCGTCCTATGAGACCTTTGTTTCCCAAGGATTACCGCAACGATGTAACCTTAGATAACATCGTTATGTCCGTAGACCAGGACTGCAGCCCGGAGCTGACTGCCATGTTAGGCTCAGCCATTGCAACCTGCATTTCCGATATTCCCTTTGACGGTCCCTGTGCCTCCACCCAGATCGGCCTTGTAGACGGAGAACTTGTGGTTAACCCGACCCAGGCTCAGAAACAGGTATCTGATATGGCACTTACGGTGGCGTCCACAAGAGAAAAAGTCATTATGATCGAGGCAGGAGCCAATGAGGTGCCGGAAGATAAGATGATCGAGGCCATTTTCAAAGCACATGAAGTAAACCAGGAAATCATCAAATTCATTGACACCATCGTAGCAGAATGCGGTAAGCCAAAGCACGGATATACCAGCTGTGCCGTTCCGGAAGAGCTGTTTGCAGCGATCAAGGAAATCGTCACTCCGGAAGAGATGGAGGTTGCTGTATTCACCGATGAAAAGCAGGTGAGAGAAGAGAACATCCGCAACATCACGGCGAAACTGGAAGAAGCCTTTGCGGATAAGGAAGAGTGGCTGTCTGTATTGGGAGAAGCCATTTACCAGTACCAGAAAAAGACCGTCCGCAAGATGATCTTAAAGGACCACAAGCGTCCGGATGGCCGTGCCATGGATCAGATCCGTCATCTGGCGGCAGAGATTGATATGCTTCCCAGAGTTCATGGTTCTGCCATGTTCACCCGCGGCCAGACCCAGATCTTAAATATCTGTACCCTGGCTCCTTTGTCAGAAAGCCAGAGATTAGACGGCATTGATGATATGGAAACATCTAAGAGATATATGCACCACTACAATTTCCCCTCCTTCTCTGTCGGTGAAACAAAGCCTTCCAGAGGACCGGGACGCCGGGAAATCGGTCATGGTGCGCTGGCAGAAAGGGCATTGATCCCTGTTCTTCCCTCTGAGGAAGAATTCCCATATGCCATCCGTACTGTTTCTGAGACCATGGAATCCAATGGATCTACCTCTCAGGCAAGCATCTGCTCTTCATCCATGTCTTTAATGGCCGCCGGTGTTCCCATTAAAGCAGCTGTTGCGGGTATTTCCTGCGGTCTGGTTACCGGAGATACGGATGACGATTATATAGTACTCACCGATATTCAGGGACTGGAAGATTTCTTCGGAGATATGGACTTTAAAGTAGGCGGTACCCATAAAGGGATCACTGCCATCCAGATGGACATAAAGATCCATGGACTTACAAGACCTATTATCGAGGAAGCCATCCGTACGACCAGAAAAGCAAGGCTCTATATCCTTGATGAGGTCATGGCAAAGGCCATTGCTGAGCCTCGTAAGGAAGTAGGAAAGTATGCTCCGAAGATTGACCAGATATCCATTGATCCTCAGAAGATCGGTGATGTGGTAGGGAAGCAGGGGAAGGTGATCAATAAGATCATTGAGGAGACCGGTGTGAAAATTGACATTTCCGATGACGGAAATGTATCGGTATGCGGAACGGATCAGACCATGATCGACCGTGCCATCCAGATCATAAAGAGCATTGTAACAGAGATCGAAGCGGGTCAGATCTTTACAGGAAAGGTTGTGAGGATCATGAACTTCGGTGCTTTTGTTGAACTGGCGCCAAACAAGGATGGTATGATCCACATTTCCAAGCTGTCTGAAAAGAGAGTGGCAAAGGTGGAAGATGTGATCAACATCGGCGATGAAGTTACCGTCAAGGTAATAGAAGTGGATAAAATGGGCAGGATCAACTTAAGCATGAAGCCGGGAGATCTGTCCGCAAAGCCGGAAGATAAGAAAGAAGCAAAAGATACAGAATAA
- the rpsO gene encoding 30S ribosomal protein S15, protein MISKEKKAAIIAEYGRKAGDTGSPEVQIAILTERITELTDHLQKNPKDHHSRRGLLMMVGQRRGLLDYLKKTDLESYRSLIEKLGIRK, encoded by the coding sequence ATGATTTCAAAGGAAAAGAAAGCAGCTATCATTGCTGAATATGGCAGAAAGGCCGGCGACACCGGTTCACCAGAAGTACAGATCGCAATTCTGACAGAAAGAATCACAGAATTAACCGATCATCTTCAGAAGAACCCGAAAGATCATCATTCCAGAAGAGGTCTTCTGATGATGGTTGGCCAGAGAAGAGGTCTTCTTGATTATTTAAAGAAGACAGACCTGGAAAGCTATCGTTCCTTGATCGAGAAGTTAGGAATCAGAAAATAA
- a CDS encoding adenine deaminase C-terminal domain-containing protein: MKVDLLVQNGWVYRTYRQCFEKMDIAVVGERFYDISPSSFHGNEESDPMTGGTAPEAAPFTERCTAASHKPCFEAECVVDASGKYIIPGLIDIHMHIESSMTYPGEFSRAVLPWGVTCVVADPHEIANVFGLEGIKSLMEQETELDIYYGIPSSVPSTRSELETSGGVIGEEEVRELLKNDKVICLGEVMNDLDLVSVEDTRIKRIVSLCRNGGRRLKIEGHCPALSGEDLAGFIRGGVDADHTQQTRSSVLEKTDMGMFLELQAKSLTSDVVETVISYGLYENVALVTDDTMPDHLVKGHLNQILRLAVEQGMPPEKAIYCATLTPARRMGLDDRGMIAPGKLADFVVLDDLAGFCPSAVYKNGKQHIKNQDSPKAVFPDHFYQSVKCRLALASDFKLNRCEIREGTATVNVMEIQDFGTRVRHGKRVIPIRNRCLCWQEAGLCLAAVFERYGKTGDVSYGLVDHALQSPGAVATTWSHDSHNLLVLGNSVEDMVLAQNRVVHMQGGYVTAREGKITSCASLPVGGILSDGSLLKLSGELGGVREEIQAMGYVNSNVIMSISTLTLLVSPDLKISDKGLFDVKTKEAVPLVEKQEQAIIR, translated from the coding sequence ATGAAGGTTGACTTATTAGTACAAAATGGATGGGTCTACCGGACATACAGGCAATGTTTTGAAAAAATGGACATTGCGGTTGTAGGGGAAAGGTTTTACGACATTTCCCCTTCCTCATTTCATGGGAACGAAGAAAGTGATCCTATGACCGGAGGGACGGCCCCGGAAGCAGCGCCTTTTACGGAACGTTGTACGGCAGCATCCCATAAGCCGTGTTTTGAGGCGGAATGTGTGGTGGATGCTAGTGGAAAATATATCATACCAGGACTGATCGATATTCATATGCACATCGAAAGCTCCATGACATATCCAGGTGAGTTTTCCAGGGCAGTCCTGCCCTGGGGAGTCACCTGTGTGGTGGCTGATCCCCATGAAATCGCCAATGTATTCGGGTTGGAAGGAATAAAAAGCTTAATGGAACAGGAAACAGAGCTGGACATCTATTACGGGATTCCATCCAGCGTTCCTTCCACAAGAAGTGAGCTGGAAACCTCAGGCGGGGTAATCGGGGAAGAGGAAGTCAGGGAGCTTTTAAAGAATGATAAAGTCATCTGCCTGGGAGAGGTGATGAATGACTTAGATCTGGTTTCCGTGGAAGATACCCGGATCAAACGAATCGTCAGCCTGTGCCGAAACGGGGGGCGCAGGTTAAAGATAGAAGGCCATTGCCCCGCCCTGTCCGGGGAAGACCTGGCGGGCTTTATCCGGGGGGGCGTGGATGCAGACCATACCCAGCAGACAAGGTCTTCGGTTCTGGAAAAGACGGATATGGGCATGTTTCTGGAGCTGCAGGCAAAATCCCTGACATCCGATGTGGTGGAAACAGTCATAAGCTACGGTCTTTATGAAAATGTAGCCCTTGTTACGGATGACACCATGCCCGACCATTTGGTGAAGGGGCATTTAAACCAGATCCTTCGTTTGGCGGTGGAGCAGGGGATGCCGCCAGAAAAGGCCATATATTGTGCAACTCTGACTCCGGCCAGGCGCATGGGTCTTGATGACAGGGGGATGATCGCCCCGGGAAAGCTGGCGGATTTCGTTGTTCTTGATGATCTGGCAGGCTTTTGCCCTTCTGCAGTTTATAAAAACGGAAAACAGCATATAAAAAACCAGGATTCTCCCAAGGCAGTTTTCCCGGATCATTTTTACCAGTCCGTAAAATGCAGACTGGCCCTGGCTTCTGATTTTAAACTGAACCGGTGCGAAATACGTGAGGGAACAGCAACCGTCAATGTTATGGAAATCCAGGACTTTGGAACAAGAGTCAGGCATGGGAAGCGGGTCATTCCCATTCGCAACAGATGCCTTTGCTGGCAGGAGGCAGGCCTTTGCCTGGCAGCAGTTTTTGAACGATATGGTAAAACAGGAGATGTTTCCTATGGACTTGTAGACCATGCCTTACAGTCTCCCGGAGCCGTGGCTACCACCTGGAGCCATGACAGCCACAATCTGCTGGTTCTTGGAAATTCGGTGGAAGACATGGTGCTTGCACAGAACCGGGTAGTTCACATGCAGGGCGGATATGTAACGGCCAGGGAAGGAAAGATCACGTCGTGTGCATCTCTTCCTGTAGGAGGGATTCTTTCTGACGGAAGCCTGTTAAAGCTTTCCGGGGAACTGGGGGGAGTAAGAGAGGAAATCCAGGCCATGGGATATGTAAACAGCAATGTCATCATGTCCATTTCTACTTTGACGCTTCTGGTTTCGCCGGATCTAAAGATAAGTGATAAGGGATTGTTTGATGTAAAGACAAAGGAAGCGGTACCTTTGGTGGAAAAACAGGAACAAGCTATCATAAGGTAA
- a CDS encoding cation-translocating P-type ATPase produces MKDWYQKTEKEVLEELQTSKEGLSDEEAAGLLASKGENILEEGKKKSTLQVFVEQFRDLLVVILIAAAVISMVSGNVESTIVIVAVIVLNAILGTVQHEKAQKSLASLKSLSSPTAKVIRSGQKLEIPSRGVVPGDILLLEAGDMVVADGRILNNYSLQVNESSLTGESTNVDKEEGTLDSEAPLADRTNMVYSGSLVTYGRAVVAVTGTGMDTEIGKIASLMNATKEKKTPLQVSLDQFSSRLAMVIMVICALVFLLSIYRKMPLLDSLMFAVALAVAAIPEALSSIVTIVQAMGTQRMARENAIIKELKAVESLGCVSVICSDKTGTLTQNKMTVQEIYVDGKVCQPDELDLRSQLHRYLLYDAVLTNDSSIVEGKGIGDPTEYALLEMAGKISLSHDLIREMMHRLEELPFDSDRKLMSTKYQLHGVPTILTKGAVDVLLYRTTHIRTSEGVRELTEKDREEILEQNMRFSENGLRVLAFAYKEVEEDHVLSLSSENGFIFIGLISMVDPPREESKEAVADAKRAGIRPVMITGDHKITATAIAKQIGIFESGDLAVTGAELDAMTDDELDLNIAKTSVYARVSPENKIRIVDAWQRRGNVVSMTGDGVNDAPALKKADIGVAMGITGTEVSKDAASMILADDNFATIIKAVANGRNVYRNIKNAIQFLLSGNMAGILSVLYTSIMALPVPFAPVHLLFINLLTDSLPAIAIGMEPAEHGLLNRKPRDPKEGILSKEFLMKILVQGGLIAVCSMAAFHIGLRQGSAATASTMAFCTLTLSRLFHGFNCRSRHSIFRIGFKTNWYSLGAFLAGVSLLSLVMFVPVLERLFSVTPLSGSQIGMVYGLAVIPTVVIQLTKIIKENRK; encoded by the coding sequence TTGAAAGACTGGTATCAGAAAACAGAAAAGGAAGTATTAGAAGAGCTTCAGACATCGAAAGAAGGGTTAAGTGACGAGGAAGCTGCCGGACTTCTTGCCAGCAAGGGAGAAAATATTCTGGAGGAAGGAAAGAAAAAAAGTACCCTTCAGGTATTTGTCGAGCAGTTCCGTGACCTGCTGGTGGTCATTCTGATTGCAGCGGCTGTCATTTCCATGGTTTCAGGAAATGTGGAAAGTACAATCGTGATTGTGGCAGTGATTGTGCTAAACGCAATTTTGGGAACGGTGCAGCACGAAAAGGCCCAAAAGTCCCTGGCAAGCTTAAAATCCTTATCATCGCCTACAGCTAAGGTGATCCGGAGCGGGCAAAAGCTTGAAATTCCTTCTAGAGGCGTAGTTCCGGGAGACATCCTGCTTCTGGAAGCCGGAGATATGGTAGTGGCTGACGGAAGGATTCTGAATAATTATTCCCTGCAGGTCAATGAAAGCTCCCTGACCGGAGAATCCACCAATGTGGACAAAGAGGAGGGGACTCTTGACTCAGAAGCCCCTCTGGCAGACCGGACCAATATGGTTTATTCCGGAAGCCTGGTTACTTACGGAAGAGCAGTCGTGGCTGTCACAGGAACCGGAATGGATACGGAGATCGGAAAGATTGCCAGCCTGATGAACGCCACGAAGGAAAAGAAAACACCTTTGCAGGTCAGTCTGGATCAGTTTTCCAGCCGTCTTGCCATGGTCATCATGGTGATCTGTGCCCTGGTATTTCTGTTAAGCATTTATCGTAAAATGCCCCTTCTGGATTCCCTCATGTTTGCTGTGGCCCTTGCGGTTGCTGCCATTCCGGAAGCCTTAAGCTCCATCGTAACCATTGTACAGGCAATGGGGACCCAGCGTATGGCCAGAGAAAATGCTATTATCAAGGAGTTAAAGGCAGTGGAAAGCCTTGGCTGCGTATCCGTCATCTGTTCCGATAAGACGGGAACCCTCACCCAGAATAAGATGACGGTACAGGAAATCTATGTGGACGGCAAGGTCTGTCAGCCAGATGAGTTAGACCTTCGCAGCCAGCTTCACCGGTATCTTCTTTACGATGCGGTGCTGACCAATGATTCATCCATTGTGGAGGGGAAGGGGATCGGAGATCCTACAGAGTACGCACTTCTTGAAATGGCTGGAAAGATCAGCTTAAGTCATGATCTTATCAGGGAAATGATGCACCGCCTGGAAGAGCTTCCCTTTGATTCCGACCGGAAGCTGATGAGCACCAAATACCAGCTCCATGGGGTACCCACCATACTGACAAAGGGAGCGGTGGATGTACTGCTGTACCGGACCACCCATATCCGTACCTCTGAGGGTGTCAGGGAACTGACAGAAAAGGACAGGGAGGAGATCCTAGAGCAGAATATGCGATTTTCAGAGAATGGGCTTCGGGTGCTTGCCTTTGCCTATAAGGAAGTGGAAGAAGACCATGTGCTTTCTTTAAGCTCTGAAAACGGCTTTATTTTCATTGGACTTATTTCCATGGTGGATCCGCCGAGAGAAGAGTCTAAGGAAGCGGTAGCCGATGCCAAACGTGCTGGAATCCGGCCGGTTATGATCACAGGAGACCATAAGATCACAGCAACCGCCATAGCAAAGCAGATCGGGATTTTTGAATCAGGAGATCTGGCTGTGACCGGTGCTGAATTAGATGCAATGACGGATGATGAGCTGGATCTGAATATAGCTAAGACCTCTGTATATGCCAGAGTGTCGCCGGAAAATAAGATCCGTATTGTGGATGCCTGGCAGCGGAGGGGAAATGTTGTTTCCATGACAGGAGACGGAGTCAATGATGCCCCTGCCTTAAAAAAGGCGGACATCGGAGTTGCCATGGGAATCACCGGAACAGAGGTTTCCAAGGATGCCGCCTCCATGATCCTGGCAGATGATAATTTCGCTACCATAATAAAAGCTGTTGCCAATGGCCGTAACGTGTACCGGAACATAAAGAATGCCATTCAGTTTTTACTTTCCGGCAATATGGCCGGAATCCTTTCCGTTCTTTATACATCCATTATGGCCCTTCCCGTTCCTTTTGCTCCGGTCCACCTGTTGTTCATTAACCTGCTTACAGACTCGCTTCCGGCAATCGCCATTGGTATGGAGCCTGCGGAGCATGGCCTGCTTAACAGGAAGCCGAGAGATCCCAAAGAGGGAATCCTGTCCAAAGAATTTTTGATGAAAATACTGGTGCAGGGCGGTCTCATTGCCGTATGTAGCATGGCGGCTTTCCATATTGGATTAAGACAGGGCAGCGCAGCCACAGCAAGCACCATGGCATTCTGTACCCTGACCCTTTCCCGGTTGTTCCATGGATTCAACTGCAGAAGCCGTCATTCTATTTTCCGGATTGGCTTTAAAACAAACTGGTACAGCCTGGGAGCATTTCTTGCCGGTGTTTCCCTCTTAAGCCTTGTTATGTTTGTGCCCGTACTGGAAAGACTGTTTTCCGTAACTCCTCTTTCCGGCAGCCAGATCGGCATGGTGTATGGTCTTGCAGTCATCCCTACCGTAGTGATACAGCTTACAAAAATAATAAAGGAAAACAGGAAATAA
- a CDS encoding DUF1576 domain-containing protein, giving the protein MTGQPSVKVRNYGPLSRRTKFQILALVPIYFIVAGFFLQPFDGIWRGIITIVREPDFLITDYFAIGGVGAAFVNAGVLTLLSIAIVYFLGMEMSGHTITSCFLMFGFSLFGKNIMNIWAIMMGICLYSYYHKTSITRYIYVGFYGTSLSPIITQIMQIGNLHLASRLILSIIVGLGIGFVLPPLSTHTHYAHKGYSLYNVGFSAGIIAIVIVSLMKSFGINIEARLIWSEGNNVLFAGLLLFLFLGMIIFAFFLSDNVGKRYMDILKTYGLSGTDYVKSDGFGPTLLNMGINGIVSTLILVIIGGDLNGPTIGGIFTIVGFSATGKHLRNIVPIMVGVILGGVIQNWSITDPSAILALLLSTTLAPIAGEFGVAAGLIAGFLHSAAALNVGIVYGGMNLYNNGFAGGLIATFLVPVIQSIRDRKAHAKVHDSL; this is encoded by the coding sequence ATGACAGGACAACCTTCAGTTAAAGTAAGAAATTACGGACCGCTGTCCAGGCGGACGAAATTCCAGATTCTTGCCCTGGTGCCGATTTATTTTATTGTTGCAGGCTTCTTTCTGCAGCCGTTTGATGGAATTTGGAGGGGGATCATTACAATTGTCAGGGAGCCAGATTTCCTGATCACGGATTATTTTGCTATTGGCGGAGTGGGAGCTGCGTTTGTTAACGCGGGTGTATTAACCTTATTAAGTATTGCTATTGTTTATTTTCTTGGTATGGAGATGAGCGGCCATACTATAACCTCATGCTTTCTCATGTTTGGTTTTTCCCTTTTCGGAAAAAATATCATGAATATATGGGCGATCATGATGGGAATTTGCCTGTATTCTTATTATCACAAGACTTCCATAACACGTTATATTTATGTTGGCTTTTACGGGACTTCTTTGTCCCCGATTATTACTCAGATCATGCAGATCGGTAATCTGCACCTGGCATCCAGGCTGATTCTGAGCATCATTGTTGGATTGGGAATTGGATTTGTACTCCCGCCCCTGTCCACGCATACCCACTATGCCCATAAGGGATATTCTCTTTATAATGTGGGTTTTTCCGCCGGCATCATTGCCATTGTCATCGTATCTTTGATGAAATCCTTTGGAATTAACATTGAAGCAAGACTGATCTGGTCGGAAGGAAACAATGTGCTTTTTGCTGGGCTGCTTTTGTTTTTATTTCTTGGAATGATCATTTTTGCATTTTTTCTGTCAGATAATGTAGGAAAGCGTTATATGGACATACTGAAAACATACGGCTTAAGCGGGACGGATTATGTGAAAAGTGACGGATTTGGGCCTACACTTCTAAATATGGGAATCAACGGTATTGTATCAACCCTGATTCTTGTTATAATAGGAGGGGATTTAAACGGACCAACCATTGGAGGGATATTTACCATAGTGGGTTTCAGTGCCACTGGAAAACATCTTCGGAATATCGTCCCTATTATGGTGGGCGTTATTCTTGGCGGGGTGATCCAGAACTGGAGCATTACGGATCCCAGTGCCATTCTGGCTCTTTTACTGTCTACCACCCTTGCGCCCATTGCCGGTGAGTTCGGGGTTGCTGCCGGGCTTATAGCCGGATTTCTTCATTCTGCAGCAGCTCTTAATGTTGGTATCGTATACGGCGGAATGAATCTTTATAACAATGGCTTTGCCGGTGGTCTTATAGCCACGTTCCTTGTGCCGGTGATCCAGTCCATACGGGACAGAAAGGCCCATGCAAAGGTCCATGACTCCTTGTAA